The proteins below come from a single Borreliella afzelii genomic window:
- the cdaA gene encoding diadenylate cyclase CdaA, whose product MIDINDLNQIKDTFSRILDLSLISILVYYIYKNVINSYSTNLLKGMLIITSIGIISYYLNLYTISWLLNYIANILPIAIVILFNQEIKKIIMQIGNFNLAFKLSNKKEETLKVVAEILKAVKHLSENKSGSLICIEKKIQLEQIINKGTKIDALVSSELLISLFERETPLHDGAVIISKNKLKYAGSFLPLSNVDSISKAFGTRHRAGLGISENSDAITIITSEETGSISITINAKLEYNLSLNEIRNKLNLELIE is encoded by the coding sequence GTGATAGACATAAATGATTTAAATCAAATAAAAGATACTTTTTCAAGAATTTTAGATCTAAGCTTAATTAGCATCTTAGTATATTACATATATAAAAATGTAATCAATTCTTATTCTACAAATCTACTAAAAGGAATGTTGATCATAACCTCTATAGGAATTATCTCATATTATTTAAATCTCTATACCATTAGCTGGCTGTTAAATTATATAGCCAATATATTGCCAATAGCAATAGTCATACTTTTTAATCAAGAAATAAAAAAAATAATAATGCAAATTGGAAATTTTAATTTAGCTTTTAAGCTTTCAAATAAAAAAGAAGAAACTTTAAAAGTTGTTGCTGAAATCCTCAAAGCAGTTAAACATCTTTCTGAAAACAAATCTGGCAGCCTAATATGCATCGAAAAAAAAATACAGCTGGAGCAAATAATAAACAAAGGGACTAAAATTGATGCACTAGTATCTAGCGAACTGCTAATATCACTATTTGAGCGCGAAACCCCTCTTCACGACGGAGCTGTAATAATTAGTAAAAATAAATTAAAATACGCAGGTTCATTTTTACCATTATCCAATGTTGATTCTATTAGCAAAGCATTTGGAACAAGACACAGAGCAGGACTTGGGATTTCTGAAAATTCTGATGCAATAACAATAATAACCTCCGAAGAAACTGGATCTATTTCTATTACAATCAATGCAAAATTGGAATACAATTTAAGTTTAAACGAAATTAGAAATAAATTGAATCTCGAGCTAATAGAGTAA
- a CDS encoding CdaR family protein, which yields MKISKKITNIIKLLFDDWQNKAISILIAILMFVAFHFNKIESITTEKEFNIILNDQIALRKMPDFSKVKITIKVNKDDLKYLDLNKIILFIEASKIKIPGKYKLPIKIKNLNSIHIAEYKLSKTNVVLDLDNKISKLVKIEPKFKLIEKDGKGEYFIAKYNILPEHLLVCGPEQELKKINTIQTNVKEFDTRTLFVSDYLEVVPPNPLVVFEKSHVVINIYLNKKYSNTIIKSPNLIFNNLKNGLEIKDKEKIINPENKMFVKIKTRLSEKQIKTHINKQNINLAFDLANIKTPGIYNINTNIILKENINETEIYDYEPKKIKLEIIESSEIKP from the coding sequence ATGAAAATAAGCAAAAAAATAACAAATATAATAAAATTACTATTTGATGATTGGCAAAATAAAGCTATTTCCATTTTAATAGCTATTCTAATGTTTGTAGCGTTTCATTTCAACAAAATAGAATCAATAACAACTGAAAAAGAATTCAACATTATCTTGAACGATCAAATAGCTCTTAGAAAAATGCCTGACTTTAGCAAGGTCAAGATTACAATAAAAGTTAACAAAGATGACTTAAAATATCTTGATCTTAATAAAATAATATTATTTATTGAAGCATCAAAAATAAAAATTCCTGGAAAATATAAGCTCCCAATAAAAATAAAAAATCTTAACTCAATACACATTGCAGAATATAAACTCTCAAAAACAAATGTGGTTCTGGATCTTGATAACAAAATCTCCAAATTAGTTAAAATAGAACCTAAGTTTAAACTTATAGAAAAAGATGGTAAAGGAGAATATTTTATTGCAAAATACAATATATTACCTGAACATTTATTAGTATGTGGCCCCGAACAAGAGCTCAAAAAAATAAACACTATTCAAACCAACGTAAAAGAGTTTGATACAAGAACCCTATTTGTATCAGATTATCTTGAAGTAGTACCTCCAAATCCCCTAGTTGTGTTTGAAAAAAGTCATGTAGTAATCAATATTTATTTAAACAAAAAATATTCAAACACAATAATAAAATCTCCTAATCTTATTTTTAATAATCTAAAAAATGGTCTTGAGATTAAAGATAAAGAAAAAATAATAAACCCAGAAAACAAAATGTTTGTAAAAATAAAAACAAGACTTTCTGAAAAACAAATTAAAACCCATATAAACAAACAAAATATAAACCTTGCTTTTGATTTAGCAAATATAAAAACCCCTGGAATTTACAACATTAACACAAATATAATTCTTAAAGAGAATATCAATGAAACAGAAATATATGATTATGAACCTAAAAAAATAAAACTTGAAATAATTGAAAGCTCAGAGATTAAACCATGA
- the trpS gene encoding tryptophan--tRNA ligase, producing MKRKVMLTGDRPTGALHLGHYVGSVVNRLKFQEEYETYFIIADLHTLTTKPDLKSINTIPFNVREMVLDYLACGINPNKVSIYLQSAIPELFELYLIFSMIVTVARLQRIPSIKDMSIAAGLKEIPYGLLGYPVLMSADILMAKANLVPVGRDNESHIEFARELARRFNHLYKNNFFPIPESVFTDSRPLVGICGKNKMSKSLDNAIFLNDDENLLEKKVMSMYTDPNRIRADIPGNVEGNPVFIYHSIFNSNHEEVEDLKNRYKKGKVGDVEVKKKLFLALNSFLKPIRDKRRFYETKKKDYIDEIIFDGTSKARFIANKVVKDVKDLIGLSKTWNGIRYSAEKNKK from the coding sequence TTGAAAAGAAAGGTTATGCTTACAGGAGATAGACCTACTGGTGCTCTTCATTTAGGACACTATGTGGGATCTGTAGTAAATCGGTTGAAATTTCAAGAAGAGTATGAAACATATTTTATTATAGCTGATTTACATACTTTGACTACAAAACCCGATTTGAAAAGCATCAATACAATACCTTTTAATGTTAGAGAAATGGTTTTAGATTATCTTGCTTGCGGGATTAATCCTAATAAGGTTAGTATATATTTGCAATCAGCCATACCGGAGCTCTTTGAGCTTTATTTAATATTTTCAATGATTGTTACTGTTGCTCGCTTGCAAAGGATCCCAAGTATAAAGGATATGAGCATTGCAGCTGGACTTAAAGAGATTCCTTACGGTCTTTTAGGATATCCTGTTCTTATGAGTGCAGATATTTTAATGGCAAAAGCCAATTTAGTTCCCGTTGGTCGCGATAATGAATCTCATATTGAATTTGCAAGAGAACTTGCAAGAAGGTTTAATCATTTGTATAAAAATAATTTTTTTCCAATACCCGAATCTGTTTTTACGGATTCTCGTCCTTTGGTGGGTATTTGTGGTAAGAATAAAATGAGCAAGAGTCTTGATAATGCAATTTTTTTAAACGATGATGAAAATTTGTTAGAAAAAAAAGTTATGTCTATGTATACAGATCCAAATAGAATAAGGGCAGATATTCCTGGTAATGTTGAAGGTAACCCTGTTTTTATTTATCACAGTATTTTTAATAGTAATCACGAAGAAGTTGAAGATCTTAAAAACAGGTATAAGAAGGGTAAAGTAGGTGATGTTGAGGTTAAAAAGAAATTGTTTTTAGCTTTGAATAGCTTTTTAAAGCCAATCAGAGATAAAAGAAGATTTTATGAAACCAAAAAAAAAGATTACATTGATGAAATTATTTTTGATGGTACTAGCAAGGCAAGGTTTATCGCAAATAAAGTAGTAAAAGATGTGAAAGATTTAATAGGACTTTCAAAAACTTGGAATGGAATAAGATATAGTGCCGAAAAAAATAAAAAATGA
- a CDS encoding haloacid dehalogenase-like hydrolase — translation MNKRENIIALIFDFDNTLIYGNMQQVLFDEYCVDSCSFWREVESLEYVYNQNGYNIISNEMIYLSHFLTYVREGVFKSLNNKVLFNLGAKLRFFEGVIGLFDEISQINKKLEGNNSQVKIYIVSSGFRQMILGSKIAPYVSKVWACEFIDSYLMPFYELRDEKFSKNKVLSSVCYFVDHTIKTRVIFEINKGSYEKINQRVPKSKRQIPFKNIFYIADGFTDIPAFEILNNILNHCRNTLTVYHENDTNAKKLFYENRVGDFAEANYSKGTKLYNWIMEKICLSV, via the coding sequence ATGAATAAAAGAGAAAATATTATAGCTTTAATATTTGATTTTGACAATACTCTTATTTATGGTAATATGCAGCAAGTGCTGTTTGATGAGTATTGTGTTGATTCTTGCTCCTTTTGGAGAGAAGTTGAAAGTTTAGAGTATGTTTATAATCAAAACGGTTATAATATCATTTCTAATGAAATGATATATTTATCTCATTTTTTAACCTATGTAAGAGAGGGGGTTTTTAAAAGTTTAAATAATAAAGTGCTATTTAATTTAGGTGCTAAGTTAAGATTTTTTGAAGGGGTTATTGGTTTATTTGATGAGATATCTCAGATAAATAAGAAGTTGGAAGGTAATAATTCGCAGGTTAAGATTTATATTGTTTCAAGCGGGTTTAGACAAATGATTTTGGGAAGCAAAATTGCACCTTATGTGAGCAAAGTATGGGCATGTGAGTTTATAGATTCTTATTTGATGCCTTTTTATGAACTTAGAGATGAAAAATTTTCTAAAAACAAGGTTTTAAGCAGTGTTTGCTATTTTGTAGATCATACAATAAAAACCAGGGTTATTTTTGAAATTAATAAAGGTTCTTATGAGAAGATAAATCAGAGAGTACCAAAGAGTAAAAGACAAATTCCTTTTAAAAATATATTTTACATTGCAGATGGATTTACTGATATTCCGGCATTTGAAATCTTAAATAATATTTTAAATCATTGTAGAAATACCTTGACAGTGTATCATGAAAATGATACGAATGCAAAAAAATTGTTTTATGAGAATAGGGTAGGAGATTTTGCTGAGGCCAATTATAGTAAAGGCACTAAATTGTATAATTGGATAATGGAGAAAATTTGCTTGAGCGTGTAG
- a CDS encoding AI-2E family transporter: MFKDLNTNQGLRPWRIESVFYCIVIVLIFIGAFKIAEAVFKPLAISIVLGFLVYPVYTFLARFKVPKFLIVFIIFFLLFSFSYLIFSFVYYSVTVLMKQLPYYQNQLAFIMKDVLSRYKVDSSVINDINFSGYIYPFLTRASNEIIGFTSSLVVVFLLLYFLLSEIHVFGMKLDKAFKKPVSTRFIGALDTINNQIGKYLGIKILVSCLTGILVFIGLTLFGQDFPLVWAVLTFVFNFIPSIGSILAVFFIVITSLIQFYPNLNIVLYIFIYNTAVQMLIGNILEPKMQGKRLDISPFLLLCFLFFWGWLWGIVGLLIAYPFTVIVKVIVDNVSWLKSFSVFLGGSEILSNISHVSDKDKEI; encoded by the coding sequence ATGTTTAAAGATTTAAATACAAATCAAGGGTTAAGGCCTTGGAGAATAGAATCTGTTTTTTATTGTATTGTCATAGTTTTAATATTTATTGGGGCTTTTAAAATAGCAGAGGCTGTATTTAAACCTTTGGCTATTTCCATAGTGTTGGGATTTTTAGTTTATCCAGTTTATACTTTTTTGGCAAGATTTAAAGTTCCAAAATTTTTAATAGTTTTTATTATATTTTTTTTATTATTTTCTTTTTCTTATTTGATTTTTAGTTTTGTTTATTACAGTGTTACTGTTTTAATGAAGCAATTACCCTACTATCAAAATCAATTGGCATTTATTATGAAAGATGTGCTTAGTCGCTATAAAGTTGATAGTTCTGTTATTAATGATATAAATTTCTCTGGGTACATTTATCCGTTTTTAACAAGAGCTTCTAATGAGATTATTGGATTTACAAGTAGCTTGGTAGTAGTCTTTTTGTTGTTGTATTTTTTGCTTTCAGAAATACATGTTTTTGGAATGAAACTTGATAAAGCTTTTAAAAAGCCAGTATCTACTAGATTTATTGGGGCTCTAGATACGATTAATAATCAAATTGGCAAATATTTAGGGATAAAAATTCTTGTGAGCTGCTTAACAGGTATTTTAGTGTTTATTGGATTAACTTTGTTTGGACAAGATTTTCCTCTTGTTTGGGCAGTTCTTACTTTTGTTTTCAATTTTATTCCCAGCATTGGGTCTATATTAGCTGTGTTTTTTATTGTAATAACATCTTTAATTCAATTTTATCCAAATTTAAACATAGTGCTTTATATTTTTATATACAATACTGCTGTTCAAATGTTGATTGGAAATATTCTTGAGCCGAAAATGCAGGGGAAAAGACTTGATATTTCACCATTTTTGCTCTTATGTTTTTTGTTTTTTTGGGGATGGCTTTGGGGTATTGTGGGTCTTTTAATAGCTTATCCTTTTACTGTAATTGTAAAGGTAATAGTTGATAATGTAAGTTGGTTAAAGTCTTTTTCTGTATTTTTAGGTGGTTCTGAGATTTTAAGCAATATTAGCCATGTTTCAGACAAAGATAAGGAGATTTAA